A part of Lutra lutra chromosome 2, mLutLut1.2, whole genome shotgun sequence genomic DNA contains:
- the LZTS1 gene encoding leucine zipper putative tumor suppressor 1 produces the protein MGSVSSLISGHSFHGKHCRASRYKLGKSSHLKKLNRYSDGLLKFGFSQDSGHGKSSSKMGKSEDFFYIKVSQKARGSHHPDYTALSSGDIGGQAGVEFGPSTPPKLMPFSNHLEMGSEKGAVRPTAFKPVLPRSGAILHSSPESSSHQLHPAPPDRPKEQEPKPSLCSGALSDSGRNSMSSLPTHSTSSSYQLDPLVTPVGPTSRFGGSAHNITQGIILQDSNMMSLKALSFSDGGSKLAHPSKADKSSSCVRSPISTDECTIQELEQKLLEREDELQKLQRSLEEKELASSQAYEERQWRCKEEMEGLEQKCSSKLKQASQKSQRTQQVMHLQVLQLQQEKRQLRQELESLMKEQDLLETKLRSYEKEKTSFAPALEETQWEVCQKSGEISLLKQQLKESQTEINAKTSEILSLKAQLKDTRSKLEGMELKTQDLESALRTKGLELEVCENELQRKKNESELLREKVNLLEQELLELRAQAALQREAVSLGPGLGPGPGTTFSEDIPALQRELERLRAELKEERQGHDQMSSGFQHERLVWKEEKEKVIQYQKQLQQSYLAMYQRNQRLEKALQQLARGDSAGEPFEIDLEGADIPYEDIIATEI, from the exons ATGGGTAGCGTCAGTAGCCTCATCTCTGGCCACAGCTTCCATGGCAAGCATTGCCGGGCTTCACGATACAAGTTGGGCAAGTCTTCCCATCTCAAGAAGCTCAATCGGTATTCAGATGGGCTGCTGAAATTTGGCTTCTCCCAGGACTCGGGCCATGGCAAGTCCAGCTCAAAAATGGGAAAGAGCGAAGACTTCTTCTACATCAAGGTCAGCCAGAAAGCCCGGGGCTCCCACCACCCAGATTACACTGCACTGTCTAGTGGGGACATAGGCGGCCAGGCTGGGGTGGAGTTTGGCCCGTCCACCCCACCCAAGCTTATGCCCTTCTCCAATCACCTAGAAATG GGCTCAGAGAAGGGTGCAGTGAGGCCCACAGCGTTCAAGCCTGTGCTGCCGCGGTCAGGAGCCATCCTCCACTCATCCCCTGAGAGCTCCAGCCACCAGCTGCACCCTGCCCCTCCAGACAGGCCCAAGGAACAGGAGCCAAAGCCCAGCCTGTGCTCTGGGGCGCTGTCTGACTCCGGCCGGAACTCCATGTCCAGCCTGCCCACACACAGCACCAGCAGCAGCTACCAGTTGGACCCACTGGTTACACCAGTGGGGCCCACCAGCCGTTTTGGGGGCTCAGCCCACAACATCACCCAGGGCATCATCCTCCAGGACAGCAACATGATGAGCCTGAaggctttgtctttctctgatggggGTAGCAAGCTGGCCCACCCAAGCAAGGCGGACAAAAGTTCCTCATGTGTCCGTTCCCCCATCTCCACAGACGAGTGTACCATCCAGGAGCTTGAGCAGAAGCTGCTGGAGAGAGAAGATGAACTCCAGAAGCTGCAGCGCAGCCTTGAGGAGAAGGAGCTGGCCTCCAGCCAGGCCTACGAAGAGCGGCAGTGGCGCTGCAAGGAGGAGATGGAGGGCCTGGAGCAGAAGTGCAGCAGCAAGTTGAAGCAGGCCTCCCAGAAGAGCCAGCGCACGCAGCAGGTGATGCACCTCCAGGTGCTCCAGCTCCAGCAGGAGAAGCGGCAGCTCAGGCAGGAACTTGAGAGCCTCATGAAGGAGCAGGACCTGCTGGAGACCAAGCTCAGGTCCTACGAGAAGGAGAAGACCAGCTTCGCCCCCGCACTGGAAGAGACCCAGTGGGAG GTGTGCCAGAAGTCAGGTGAGATCTCTCTCCTGAAGCAGCAGCTGAAGGAGTCCCAGACAGAGATCAATGCCAAGACTAGTGAGATTCTCAGTCTGAAGGCGCAGCTGAAGGACACACGGAGCAAACTGGAGGGCATGGAGCTGAAGACTCAGGATTTGGAGAGTGCTCTGCGTACCAAGGGCCTAGAGCTAGAGGTCTGTGAGAATGAGCTACAGCGCAAGAAAAATGAGTCTGAGCTTCTCCGAGAGAAGGTGAACCTGCTGGAGCAGGAGCTTCTGGAGCTCCGGGCCCAGGCTGCCCTGCAGCGAGAGGCTGTGTCTCTGGGGCCAGGACTAGGGCCTGGGCCAGGCACTACGTTCTCTGAGGACATCCCCGCCCTGCAGAGGGAGTTGGAGCGGCTGCGTGCGGAGCTGAAGGAGGAGCGGCAAGGCCATGACCAGATGTCGTCAGGCTTCCAGCATGAGCGGCTGGtgtggaaggaggagaaagagaaggtgatCCAGTACCAGAAGCAGTTACAGCAGAGCTACCTAGCCATGTACCAGCGGAACCAGCGCCTGGAGAAGGCTCTGCAGCAACTGGCCCGAGGGGACAGTGCAGGAGAGCCCTTTGAAATTGACCTTGAAGGGGCCGACATCCCCTATGAGGACATCATAGCCACTGAGATCTGA